Part of the Schistocerca cancellata isolate TAMUIC-IGC-003103 chromosome 9, iqSchCanc2.1, whole genome shotgun sequence genome is shown below.
cttatcgtCCACTCCTTGTCATTTTAATCACATTCAGGTCTATAAATTTTTCTTAGTAGTATGCTTTCCAATATTAATACTATTTCTTCAACTTTGTTGCTAAATTTTAGTGCTCCACATTCGCAGAATGTTGACGGTACAATAGTCTATCGATACAAGCGAATATTGATAATAATGCTGAGTGATAGTTTTTAAAGACATTGATAATACTAAAAAGGGGTTTGTTTGTTGTTGCTAGACTGGCGTCCACATggcccagttacattaatgtgaccacttcgtATGTCCGACGTCAACGTGGAACAACCACACTCAGAAGCAGGTGGCAGGACTAGCAGTGGTGGGTATGCAAAGCGAGTAGGGGGACGCAAaaaacagtgcattcgttgtcGTAATGTCGAAATCGAaccatttatctgatgtccaaaagagtATGAGCATTAGCTAGCGgaccaagtgtggaagcatttcctaatctgctaagtctgtaaactgtttgcatgtcgcccttgtTAAGCTATGCAAAGCGTGATCAAATGGAGCCGAGACCATGGTGGTACACCATGGGCCAGGAATGATAGGGGTTAAGGACTGCGGTGGAGATGTGtgtgggtgaatagacgtgcaaccgtTGAGCCAGTGACTGCGGAAATGAACCAGTGGGCTACCAACAGCATCTCGGCAACGGCCGTTCGGTGAACGTTGCTTTGTATGGGCCTCCATGGAAGGCGCCtgtttcgtgcacccatgctgactgctgatcaTTAAGGGCAAACtctggaattttcacgccaatacggcaactggacgtccactgagtggtgaaagGTGGCGTTTTCAATataatcacgtttcatgctccgtaGAACAGATGGTTGTTGGCGTGTATGACGTGAAAtgcctgaaagcaaataccctgcgtTTTTAACAGCTCAgggtataaatacttgttttgcgaatcaaactgccttttcctgctgctttttattttatttaacccatacgcgtttcgccttctactgttttaaggcatcatcagtgggatgatttgctgatttgcgtttcctcacatctggtctagaGGTCGCACTACACTTTTGTGCAAAAAAGAGTGACAAACATGCTGAACAGTGGTTGGCGAAAACACGAAGAGGTGAaaatagaacagtgataaaagtggtggTGCGACCTCCACACCGGAAGTGAGGAAACGCAAATCAGCAAATCATCCCACTGATGACGCCTTAAAAcagtagaaggcgaaacgcgtatggattaaataaaataaaaagcagcaggaaaaggcagtttgatttgcaaaacaagtatttatatgcttgctgcggaagatGGGCACACAAACAAACCTGTTAGCTCAGTGTATGTTTGGTCTTCACTACAAGACTTGTtattgtttaatttctttattgattgTTGTATTTGATTTAAAGATGGGTTGATGACTGTGCTTCAACTGTGCCAGGCTTTTCAAGTTTAAAGTGAAGCTGTGAATCATTGCAGTTGAGTAGTTGTAAAAATTATGTATTCCGTCATTATCCGTCTTGTTGGTCAGTACAGCTGACAGTTGTTCTAGCAAGAAGTGACAAAACAAatccgtatacagggtggtccattgatcgtgaccgggtcaaatatctcacgaaataagcaccaaacgaaaaaactacaaagaacgaaacttgtctagcctgaagggtgaaaccagatggcgctatggttgacccccccacccccatggcgctgccacaggtccaacggatatgaactgcgttattttaaaaataggaacacccattttttgttacatattcgtgtagtacgtaaagaaatatgaatgtcttaattggagcacttttttcgctttatgataggtggcgctataatagtcacaaacatatgactcacaattttagacaaacagttggtaacacttaggttttttaaattgaaatacagaacgtaggtacgtttgaacattttatttcggttgttccaatgtgatacatgtacctttgtgaacttatgatttctgagaacgcatgctgttacagcgtgattatctgtaaataccacattaatgcaataaatgctcaaaatgatgtccgccaacctcgatgcatttggcaatacgtgtaacgacattcctctcagcagtgagtagttcgccttccgtaatgttcgcacatgcatagacaatgcgctgacccatgttgtcaggcgttgtcggtggaccacgatagcaaatatccaacaactttccccacagaaagaaatccggggacgtcagatccggtgaacgtgcggggccatcgtatggtgcttcgacgaccaatccaccggtcatgaaatatgctactccataccgcttcaaccgcacgagagctatgtgccggacatccaccatgttggaagtacatcgccattctgtcatgcagtgaaacatcttgtagtaaaatcggtagaacattacgtaggaaatcagcatgcattgcaccatttaaactgccatcgataaaattggggccaataatccttcctctcataatgccgcaacatacattaacccgccaaggtcgctgatgctccacttgtcgcagccatcgtggattttccgttgcccaatagtgcatattatgccggtttacattaccgctattggtgaatgacgcttcgtcgacaaatacaacgcgtgcaaaaaatctgccattgtCCCGTAAttgctcttgtgcccagtggcagaactgtacacgacgttcaacgtcGTCACAATGCatagaatatggtacgggtgcaaccgatgttgatgtagcattctcaacaccgacgtttttcagattcccgattctagcgcagtttgtctgctagtgatgtgcggatttgccgcgacagcatctagaacacctacttgggcatcaacatttgttgcaggtcgtgattgacgtttcacatgtggctgaacacttccagttttcttaaataacttaactatccggcgaacggtccggacacttggatgatgtcgtccaggataccgagcagcttacatagcagacgcccgttgggcattttgatcacaatagccgtacatcaacacgatatcgaccttttccgcaattggtagacggtccattttaacactggtaatgtatcacgaagcaaataccgtccgcactggcggaatgttacgtgataccacgtacttacacgtttgtgaccattacaacgccatctatcacaaagcgaaaaaagtggtccaactaaaacattcatgtttctttacgtactacacgaatatgtaataaaaaacggggttcctattaaaaaaaacgcagttgatatccgtttgcctatggcagcgccatctagcgggccaaccacagcgccatctggtttccaccttcaagctagacgagtttccttctttgtagtttcttcatttgatacttatttcgtgagatatttggcccggtcactatcaatggaccaccctttatatataattttcattgattttaatacTTATTATGCACACAAACTTGACGCTTTTTgaagtactgaaacgtccccttagaaatatttttgaattactgtgctggtaaacctcttacgttatttgattttcaaacagctgagcagaactgaacatactgagatatttctctctttacttattctgatcaacactaaactgacacacaatatttttagcgcaacgcaatctgactttcaataattcctacaaataatggccctgactaactataacctatacctttcacgaatcacttacctcacaaaaatcttcgttactcgaactactgcaatacagcgagcgccaatattgccagctaaatgaaagattctaactactgaaggcactaactactgataggcatagttagcaaatgaaagattttgatagggaacaaacaatgtatttaccttaatagtgttcaacagtcattatatatatataaaatcagttcatgacatccattcttacaaatttcgtttttctgacggacacacgtccagatcgtccgctcttaaaactcttccatctctcttcccacatccaccgctgctagcgcctcacctccaactgcgcaacgctacgcgctgtctacatccatctgcccaatactacaatagcgaatattcctacaatgccatccagccacagactgcacacagcacagccagtgattttcataaagagagctacgcgacgttaccaacataaaaacctaaacaacctcctTACAGTATAAAGTCTTGAAGTGAGAATGGGGTCAAAGATGGCTCTGGGCGCTGTGTACAGTTCCAATGCTGCAAAGGGTACTGTTCCGGAAATGGTTGATAACCTCTGGTTGCATTAACGGGaacgatgaaagaaaaaaagttagTAAATGGGGTGGCCACCACGCTAAACATACACGGCACGCCCCAGCTCGGCGCGCTCCTTGGGGATGGCCGCGGCTTGACTCGGGTACGTCGGTGTGCGCAGGCGCAGGAGCAGCAGCTGAGGCCGTACCCGGCGGAGGTGGAGCCCGGAGGCGGCGGGCGGGAGCGTGCGCGCCTGGGGCTGGTGCTGCCCCTGGAGGCGGCGGGCCGGTACCGCGTGCGCTGCGTGGCGCGGCTGGACCCCGTCTACTTCAAGAGCGCCGAGAccagcgtggaggccacggagcGGGCGCCTCCGCCGCTGCAgctggcgccgccgccgccgacgcgccTCAGCTGGGGGCTGCTCGACGACGAGTACTCGCACAGTGAGTACACCCGGCAGCCTGACCCCAGGCGCCGCACGCACAGCCAGTATGCAGGCACCCACCCCACAGAAAGTGCACCCTACCACATCCCCCCAGGCACTACATGCACAGTGTATATGCCACTCACTGATGCCCCAGGCGCTACACCCACAGTGAGTACACCCTACACCTGTCCCACGTGCTACATGCACGTTGTGTACCCCTCACACCTGTTCCGCCAGGTACAACATGCACAATGAGCACGCCCTACACAAGTCCCTAAGGCGCTACAACCACAGTGAGAACGCCCTAGACCCATTTACCAGATGCTACACACAAAGTGAGTACACCCCACTTCCATCCCCCAGGCACTACACTCACAGAAGTTACACCCAACCACTTCCGCCAAGGCACTACATGCACAGTTTATGTGCCTCACACCCATCCCCCAGGCACTACACGCACAGTGAGTATGCCCTACACCTGTCCCCCAGGGGCTATACACACAATGTGTATACCCTACAACTGCCTCCCCCTATCAGGCATTACACATGCAGTGAGTATGACCTACGCTTGTCCTAGGTGCTACATGCACATCGTGTACGTCTCACACCTGTCCCACCAGGCACAACATGCACAATGAGCACGCCCTACACAAGTCCCTAAGGCGCTACAACCACAGTGAGAACGCCCTAGACCCATTTACCAGATGCTACACACAAAGTGAGTACACCCCACTTCCATCCCCCAGGCACTACACTCACAGAAGTTACACCCAACCACTTCCGCCAAGGCACTACATGCACAGTTTATGTGCCTCACACCCATCCCCCAGGCACTACACGCACAGTGAGTATGCCCTACACCTGTCCCCCAGGGGCTATACACACAATGTGTATACCCTACAACTGCCTCCCCCTATCAGGCATTACACATGCAGTGAGTATGACCTACGCTTGTCCTAGGTGCTACATGCACATCGTGTACGTCTCACACCTGTCCCACCAGGCACAACATGCACAATGAGCACGCCCTACACAAGTCCCTAAGGCGCTACAACCACAGTGAGAACGCCCTAGACCCATTTACCAGATGCTACACACAAAGTTAGTACACCCCACTTCCATCCCCCAGGCACTACACTCACAGAAGTTACACCCAACCACGTCCGCCAAGGCACTACATGCACAGTGTATATGCCACACACTGATCCCACAGGCGCTACACCCACAGTGAGTACACCCTACACCTGTCCCACGTGCTACGTGCACGTTGTGTACCCCTCACACCTGTTCCTCCAAGTAGAACATGCACCCTGAGCACGCCCTACGCAAGACCCCGAGGCGCCTCATGCACAGTGAGAACGCCCTACACGCATTTCCCAGATGCTACACACACAGTGAGTACGCCCCACACCTATCACCAAGGCACTACACTCACAGTAAGTCCACCCTAACTCATCCCCCAGATACTACAAGCACAGTGTATATGCCTCACACCCATCCCTCAAGCATACACGGACAGTGCGTATGCCCTACACCTGTCCCCTGTCCCCCAggggccacacacacacactgtctataCCCTACAATTGCCTCCCCCTATCAGGCATTACACATGCAGTGAGTATGGCCTACGCTTGTCCTAGGTGCTACATTCACATCGTGTACTTCTCACACCTGTCCCACCAGGTACAACATGCACAATGAGCACGCCCTACACAAGTCCCTTAGGCGCTACAAGCACAGTGAAAACGCCCTAGGCCCATTTACCAGATGCTACACACACAGTGAGTACACCCCACTTCCATCCCCTAGGCACTACACTCACAGAAGTTACACCCAACCACATCCCCAAAGGCACTACATGCACAGTTTATATGCCTCACACCCATCCCCCAGGCACTACACACACAGTGTGTATGCCCTACACCTGTCCCCCAGGGCCTACACACACAGTGTGTATACCCTACAACTgtctacctcccctcccccccaatcaGGCATTACATGTACAGTGACTATGCCCTACGCTTGTCCTAGGTGCTATATGCACATTGTGTACACCTCACACCTGTCCCACCAGACACAACATGTACAGTGAGCGTGCCATACACAAGTCCGAAAGGTGCTACATGCACAGCAAGAATGCTCTATTCCCATTTCCCAGACACTACACACACAGTGAGTACACCCCACACACATCCCCCATGCACTACAccgacagtgactgacagtgagtaTGCCCTACACCTGTCCCCCAAGGGCTACACACAGAGCGTGTATACCCTAAAACTGCCTCCCCCCACATCTGGCATTACATGTGCAGTGACTATGCCCTACACTTGTCCCAGGTGCTACTCCACGTTCTGTACACGTCACACCCATCCCTCAGGCACTACTGGCATAGTGAGTATGCCCTACCCACCTCCCAGGCACTACATGCTAAGTGGGTATGCCCTACCCACCTCCCAGGCACTACATGGTCAGTGGGCATGCCCACAGCCACCTCCCAGGCACTATATGCTCAGTGGGTATGCCCTAAAACCACTCCAGGCGCTACTCTCTCAGCGAGAATGCCCTTCACTCATCCTCCAGCGACTACACCATGCTTTGCAGTgacacttcagtcctccctccctccctccctctctttttGTCACTAGTTCACTGATTCCTTGGGAGCAGGTTGCTACAACTTCCTCCTTCATTTCAAAGCAGAATCTACAGCCAAAGTCGTCATTATTTGCTGGACGTTCGccagtcactgtcttcctctactgctTTTCCTCCCTGCAGCTCCCTGTAGTTTCATGGTGATTATTCCCGAATGTCGCAACACATGTTCTCTCAACCACCCATTCTTCTTttctgtgtgttccacatatttccTTCCTCATCGATTCAGTGGAGAACCTCATCTTTTAACTTATCACTCTGTAAGATTCTTGTGCTGCCCAGTATGAACAGAGTGGGGTGAAAATCCCCACAGAATGTTATCCAGATGAAAATGACCTGTTTTCTATGTGCCAATTGACCTATATGTTAATTTCGCAGCACAGTTTAGTTTTATGAATAGTTTTAACACAGGTAAACTTACTTACCTCCACACTTGTTTGGGCATTCCACATAATTTGTCACTTAGTAGTGTACAGGTTCCATTTAACAGAAGGTAGCATGcaatacactaaacagaatatCTTCAGCatacttttagcaaatttctgatcAGGGAAATTTGGACCAAACGGACGGTTCTATGCTTGTGGAGTAGAAGAAGTGCTGAGGCAAGAATTGTTTACCTACTGTTTTAAAGGAATTTATTTTGTTAGACGCCAAAGACGACGAATTTTAATATTAGAACTACCCGATGTCTGTTGTACTTTAGGCAGTACTTGTACTCACTTTTGCTACAAAATCATGACACTTAAAACGAAGTAAACCGTTACGTGAATCAAAACATCATTAACTTGAgtgcatgtaaaattgttcaagtaAAACCTCTACAATAAATTTAATAAAGGCATTTCAGAACTTACAAGAATAAAATCACTTGAAAGATAAAGAACAAAATCTCATAACTAGACAAACTACTCTCACAAGAAGCGGAAGTAAGGCGCCTCATAGAAATAATGCGACAGTTTTCATAGCAGAATTAAAGCTAAATTCCGCCTCTGGTTGCATCATTTACACAAGCCACCTTTATGGTGGCCAACTGGACCTTGCATCAAATAATAGTGCAAAGGTCAGCACATAGCAATAGCTCCTGCAAGGTAAAAGCTGTCAACAACTTATAACCACCAGGAAACCTGCTTCCACATATAATCTTTTAATACTTAAAACCACCAGCACTTGTCATAATTGACCGACACTTACTTCATTTAATCTCAAACACAGAACTGAAGTCGCCAAAAATCTTTATTACTTAATAAGACAAGGACCCCAGAATTCAGTATAATGATCAACTTAATCGCCAGAAGTACCATGGACGTTACCATTGCCTCAACCAACCGCTGCACCGAACAGCTACggaaattacaaacaaaatgtcaacAGTAACTACGGCAGTTTGCTACCCACAGTGAATAAGGTTAATTCTCAAAACGGAACAACAGTATCATGTGGCAAATTTAAATATCGCTAAACAGCATCTAAATCATTTGGTACACTGCattcttacaaattacttaatggTACTCCCATCGTTTTACTAAGTGAAAACCAAAACAATCACTTAACTGGgaaagaatatacagggttattacaaatgattgaagcgatttcacagctctacaataactttactatttgagatattttcacaatgttttgcacacacatacaaaaactcaaaaagtttttttaggcattcagaaatgttcgatatgtgcccctttaatgattcggcagacatcaagccgataatcaagttcctcccacactcggcgcagcatgtccccatcagtgagttcgaaacggtaaggcttctgctttagccttttgcgtaagattttcgaaaccgtcggctgtggtacgtttagctccctgcttgctttattcgtcgacttccgcgggctacgcgtgaaacttgcccgcacgcggtcaaccgtttcttcgctcactgcaggccgacccgttgatttccccttacagagacatacataagctttaaactgcgcataccatcgcctaatggagttagcagttggtggatctttgttgaacttcgtcctgaagtgtcgttgcactgttatgactgactgatgtgagtgcatttcaaggacgacgtacgctttctcggctcctgtcgccattttgtctcactgcgctctcgaacgctctggcggcagaaacctgaagtgcggcttcagccgaacaaaactttatga
Proteins encoded:
- the LOC126100754 gene encoding uncharacterized protein LOC126100754, with translation MGRGLPAGGVALRDVRVSVPAAIQRGTAAVLRCRYDLEGDALYSVKWYKGRREFFRYTPRENPAIKVFPFTGLTVDKSRSNATQITLPRVDVGLSGRYSCEVSADAPSFHTHLVSGDMAVVEVPDDVPSISGVKPRYRTGDTLNATCSSTWSRPAATLLWIVNEEPAQEQQLRPYPAEVEPGGGGRERARLGLVLPLEAAGRYRVRCVARLDPVYFKSAETSVEATERAPPPLQLAPPPPTRLSWGLLDDEYSHSEYTRQPDPRRRTHSQYAGTHPTESAPYHIPPGTTCTVYMPLTDAPGATPTVSTPYTCPTCYMHVVYPSHLFRQVQHAQ